AAATGCGCGCCCAACACATCCTCGTCAAAACCGAAGCCGACGCCCAGCTTGTGCTCGACCAACTCGACTCAGGCGCAAAATTTGAAGCGCTTGCACAACTCTATTCCACCGACACGGCATCGGGGCGACAGGGCGGCGACCTCGGCGCATTTCTGCCCGGCACCCTCTTGCCCAAATTTGAACAAGCCGTAAAGAAAATCGAACCCGGTCAGATCGGCGGACCCGTCAAAACCCCGGCCGGTTATCACATCATCAAACGCATCTATTAACCCCTCAATCACCCAGCAAAAACTGCGCCTGCTTGCTCACGCTGGGCGTATTCGGTCTGTTCAAATCCGTCACCACCACCTCAATCTCCAACTGCTCTTTGCTATTCTCGGGCACATCCAGCGCAATATAAAGCGGTTCCGATATCGCAGTACCCATATGCTCATATGAAATCTGCACCCCATCTGTATGCGGAGTCTGGCTCAACAGCCGTCCCAATCCCCGAATCAGCCCCGTACCCTGTACCCCCTTAAGCCTGTACTCCACGCGGTACCGGGTTTGCCCAAACGCATCCCGGCTCAAATTATAAACCTCGTAATAGAGATACACCGGTTGCCCCTTCGCAAAAATCTTAGACGGCAAAGGCACCACCCGCAAAGCCCCCTTTTGGAACTTCCCCACCTGCTCTCCCACCTCGACAATCTGCCCCGCCAGTTCCAGATCGCTCAGCGCCAGAGCTTCACCGCGGAAAGATGAAACCGCGACATAAGTCTTATGCACCTGAATTTTTCGGCTTATTGGATCACGCACCTGAGTACCCAATAAATACTGTCCCGGAGACAGCGCTGCACGCACCTGATCCACCATCAGCGTCCCCTTCTCTGCCTGCCCACTTATCGCTTCAGCCACCCGCACGCTATCCCGAAAAACCGGCCTCAGCGAACGATCATAGACCACCACGTCTCGATCCAGCATCACCTGTGAATTTCCCGACGGCGTCAAAGCGGCCATTGGCACACCCATATACGTCTCCATAGCTGTCTCGCGCTCAGATTCGCGGAAATTTGCCGTGTACATATAAAAATCCAGAGGATCGCCCCCGTAATCGTGCACATAAACCGAAGGCGTATGGGACACAACCCGTGCCACAACCGTCTCGGGCGCCATCCGCGACCACAGCGCGTGATTGGGCGAATTGGGCGGAATAGGCGCGAAATCGAAAAACCCGCTACCGGTCGGATCCAGAAATGTAATCTCGATCCCCCCGCCGATCTCGGCATAAATCCACGACTCCCACTTATACCCCAGTTCAGACCCATCGAGCATAACACTGCGCCTGCGCGGTATCGGGAAAGTCGGCACACCCCGTAACTCAGACGTCTCAGACTCCACCCCAAATCCATAAGACGACCGCGACTGCCCGTGTATATGCTTGCTCGGCGACACTTCTTCAAGCGCATTTGCAGCCATCATATTCAGGCGGTTCTTCACCTTTGCGACTTTTTCATCCGTCTCAAACACCAGATAATCCGACCAGCTCTGATGATCCGGGTGCCCCAGCCGGATGTACACATCGCCTCGCCGGTCCCACCCCCGGCCGTGCCACTCTTCCAGGCCCTCGACAAAATTTGAACGCGCAAAATGCACCCGCCGATAATGCTCAACGCGGCGCTCGTTCACCTGTGTCGTCGGCGTGGGATCCTGCTCCAACCAGAAAACTTCTCGAAGCTGTGTTAGCGACCGCCCAAAAGCACTCTGAATTTTGGAAAGCACTTCCGCAGAAGCCACCA
The Gemmatimonadota bacterium genome window above contains:
- a CDS encoding GWxTD domain-containing protein, encoding MKTFLIALCLFLVVVSAYGATVLLEDGTVLKGEIVSESEDEVVLKTAMGELRIKKSLIKMIEQPSRNVTVLLEDGTVLKGELVSESETEVVIKSLLGELRVARVHIKILEREDKAEEEDQEVAGAELQASFGEFEDQVAGLILGEVASADTAAFYKALDRKNKGLFLARFWQARNPLMLKYYYGYHFGRRYVTVSDAYFERGGLIPNKYITRAQAPDEKLVTEAARICDRMLILHPNDVVAMCALGYLRLEQDEVKEAEELFLKAIKKQRKFVEARNGRALAALKMPGQKSRSLRLFRETCAMDKAYTAAHYNLGMCHLAMVGMDRVDLDHYFGNVVELFPDHYDAYFKLGVFYESLRYYDKAMKAYSRQIAVNPGHPITPARLAYVAMRLKSAGKKTYSLDELVEMAQTKPKEYLPLLAEMHVERGDFVQAQAAFERYFQFLDPTERGYYHDLSLVASAEVLSKIQSAFGRSLTQLREVFWLEQDPTPTTQVNERRVEHYRRVHFARSNFVEGLEEWHGRGWDRRGDVYIRLGHPDHQSWSDYLVFETDEKVAKVKNRLNMMAANALEEVSPSKHIHGQSRSSYGFGVESETSELRGVPTFPIPRRRSVMLDGSELGYKWESWIYAEIGGGIEITFLDPTGSGFFDFAPIPPNSPNHALWSRMAPETVVARVVSHTPSVYVHDYGGDPLDFYMYTANFRESERETAMETYMGVPMAALTPSGNSQVMLDRDVVVYDRSLRPVFRDSVRVAEAISGQAEKGTLMVDQVRAALSPGQYLLGTQVRDPISRKIQVHKTYVAVSSFRGEALALSDLELAGQIVEVGEQVGKFQKGALRVVPLPSKIFAKGQPVYLYYEVYNLSRDAFGQTRYRVEYRLKGVQGTGLIRGLGRLLSQTPHTDGVQISYEHMGTAISEPLYIALDVPENSKEQLEIEVVVTDLNRPNTPSVSKQAQFLLGD